Proteins co-encoded in one Coriobacterium glomerans PW2 genomic window:
- the hxlB gene encoding 6-phospho-3-hexuloisomerase, protein MSYTSSEKSIIREISVALNSISIDQVNKLINEIKQADRVFFVGVGRVLLSLEAIAKRFSHLGIMTAVVGDTTEPAITSRDLLIVGSGSGESIFPLGVAKKAKEFHARIAHIGSNPSSSMKELTDCFVRIPVQSKLSLADEITSIQPMTSLFEQSLLLLGDSIALMMIDSEHLDMHKLWQHHANLE, encoded by the coding sequence ATGTCATATACCAGCTCAGAAAAAAGCATCATCAGAGAGATTTCTGTCGCTTTGAATTCGATATCGATCGACCAAGTTAACAAACTGATAAATGAAATCAAGCAAGCTGACCGCGTGTTTTTCGTAGGCGTCGGACGAGTGCTCCTTTCCTTGGAGGCCATAGCGAAACGTTTTAGCCACTTGGGAATCATGACAGCGGTAGTGGGAGATACTACCGAACCGGCAATAACATCGCGAGATCTGCTGATAGTGGGGTCAGGAAGTGGTGAGAGTATTTTCCCGCTAGGCGTTGCAAAAAAGGCAAAGGAGTTCCATGCCCGCATCGCACACATCGGGTCAAACCCATCGAGTTCGATGAAAGAATTGACCGATTGCTTTGTAAGGATTCCCGTACAAAGCAAACTCTCTCTAGCAGACGAGATAACATCAATTCAGCCCATGACAAGTCTCTTTGAGCAAAGCTTGCTGTTACTAGGCGACTCAATCGCCCTGATGATGATCGATAGCGAACATCTTGACATGCATAAACTTTGGCAACATCATGCAAATTTAGAATAG
- a CDS encoding ribulose-phosphate 3-epimerase → MNDTVILSPSIMCANLVNLEQDIHELKRIGFNTIHIDLIDGIFSPSMPLGIETIKSMRKITDAVFDVHIMAHDNEFFIRQMLEIGAQKITFHLETSLHADRYIHLIKNAGAQVGIALNPSTPLSMLEYILKEVDRVCLMLINPGFAQDKNEHQVPYAFEKIRDLARMIHEKHLKTSIQVDGRVSLEKIPGLIEAGADDLVLGSTSLFFHGISLADSSEKLLELIRRIDR, encoded by the coding sequence ATGAACGATACCGTAATCCTGTCACCCTCTATCATGTGCGCGAATCTCGTAAATTTGGAACAGGATATCCACGAACTGAAACGAATCGGCTTCAACACGATACATATCGATCTCATCGATGGTATTTTTTCGCCGAGCATGCCTCTTGGAATTGAAACGATAAAAAGCATGCGCAAGATAACGGATGCTGTATTCGATGTCCACATCATGGCTCATGACAACGAGTTCTTCATTCGTCAAATGCTAGAGATCGGTGCGCAAAAGATTACCTTCCACCTTGAAACGAGTCTGCATGCAGATCGATATATTCATTTGATCAAAAACGCAGGGGCGCAGGTTGGCATAGCCCTCAACCCTTCAACTCCTCTATCTATGCTGGAATATATTCTTAAGGAGGTTGATAGAGTCTGCTTAATGTTGATCAATCCCGGGTTCGCGCAAGACAAAAATGAGCATCAGGTTCCATATGCATTTGAAAAGATTCGTGATCTAGCCCGCATGATTCATGAAAAGCACCTGAAAACTTCGATTCAAGTGGATGGACGCGTTTCGCTTGAAAAAATTCCGGGGCTTATCGAAGCTGGCGCTGACGATCTCGTCCTAGGAAGCACCAGCTTGTTCTTTCACGGAATTTCGCTGGCTGATAGTAGCGAAAAGCTTCTCGAATTAATCCGCCGTATCGATAGATAG
- a CDS encoding DeoR/GlpR family DNA-binding transcription regulator: MLKEERQQRILDILNEEQKVIASDLSMRLAVSEDTIRRDLKELDGKGKLKRVHSGALRVGPPVTDFIFRTTVDSEIKHRLALKALPFIKEGSVIIIDGGTTNLALVQALPLDFSATVITNSPPLAIELASRPHMTVINLGGCFYKNSMINVGVETYKSLQVIRADLYVMGIYNINTEVGTSVPTAQEADIKREMTRVSTEVLGMVTTDKFGTVSSAIVGPVEDLNYLISDAVSQSVHKDYAKKNLLLID, encoded by the coding sequence ATGTTAAAAGAGGAACGGCAGCAAAGAATCCTTGACATCCTCAATGAGGAGCAAAAAGTCATAGCGAGTGATCTGAGCATGCGCCTAGCGGTGTCTGAAGACACTATCCGCAGGGATCTCAAAGAACTCGATGGCAAGGGAAAATTGAAGCGCGTTCACAGCGGTGCCCTTCGTGTCGGACCGCCTGTTACGGATTTTATTTTTCGCACGACTGTCGATAGCGAGATAAAACATCGGCTGGCTCTTAAGGCACTGCCCTTTATCAAAGAGGGAAGCGTCATAATAATAGACGGTGGCACCACAAATCTCGCGTTGGTTCAAGCTTTGCCGTTGGATTTTTCTGCAACAGTGATTACGAACAGCCCACCCCTTGCCATCGAGCTTGCAAGTCGTCCACATATGACGGTAATAAATCTCGGTGGATGCTTCTATAAAAACTCAATGATCAACGTTGGTGTTGAGACGTATAAGTCGCTTCAAGTCATACGGGCAGATCTCTATGTCATGGGTATCTACAATATCAATACCGAAGTGGGGACCAGCGTTCCGACAGCTCAAGAGGCGGATATTAAACGGGAGATGACAAGAGTCTCTACCGAGGTTCTGGGAATGGTGACCACTGATAAATTTGGGACTGTTAGTAGCGCGATCGTCGGTCCAGTCGAAGATCTGAACTACCTTATCTCAGATGCCGTTTCTCAATCGGTCCACAAGGACTACGCCAAGAAAAATCTGCTGCTCATCGATTAG
- a CDS encoding sugar-binding transcriptional regulator: MMQPFSRRELLAHVAQDFYHGKHSIADLSSKYEMSRYLITKALDEALTTGVVTIQINAPVSRNYQLESALKRRFDIAHIAVVREIGDVDRDVNSILEYSAERIQMLIRKAHVIGLSWGSTVFSVIEHFADELREDLTFTQFMGENMKYHSKTGSKRMVELAAAHYEANYATLPAPLYVVSDLVRAALPEEPALRPTLALARRMDMLFCSLGTLDSLLAIPAWKSARAELFPAVESGEVAGMLFGRPYDINGVFLTAQKDTTVGLTLDEIMATPRRIGMVKSKFKTDATLGALRGGLLTELILTEGIARRVLVADDEQS, encoded by the coding sequence ATGATGCAACCCTTTTCGCGCCGTGAGCTGCTGGCACATGTGGCCCAAGATTTCTACCACGGCAAGCACTCGATCGCAGATCTGTCTTCAAAATATGAGATGAGCCGGTATCTGATAACCAAGGCGTTGGATGAGGCGCTGACCACAGGGGTCGTGACGATCCAGATCAACGCGCCGGTCAGTCGCAACTACCAGCTGGAGTCGGCCCTGAAGCGTCGGTTCGACATAGCGCACATCGCCGTCGTGAGAGAGATCGGCGACGTGGACAGAGACGTCAACAGCATTCTCGAATACAGCGCCGAGCGCATTCAGATGTTGATCCGCAAGGCGCATGTCATCGGGTTGAGCTGGGGCAGCACGGTGTTCTCGGTGATCGAGCACTTCGCAGATGAGCTGCGGGAAGACCTGACGTTCACACAGTTCATGGGCGAGAACATGAAATACCATTCCAAGACGGGTTCGAAACGCATGGTCGAACTCGCAGCGGCTCATTACGAGGCGAACTACGCGACGCTGCCGGCTCCGCTATACGTGGTGAGCGACCTTGTCCGCGCCGCGCTTCCCGAGGAACCGGCCCTGAGACCGACCCTTGCGCTGGCTCGGAGAATGGATATGCTGTTCTGCAGCTTGGGTACGTTGGATTCGCTTTTGGCGATACCGGCGTGGAAATCGGCGCGCGCCGAGCTGTTCCCCGCAGTCGAGTCGGGAGAGGTGGCCGGCATGCTATTCGGGCGTCCCTATGATATCAACGGTGTCTTCCTGACTGCTCAGAAAGACACGACGGTGGGACTGACTCTCGACGAAATCATGGCGACCCCCCGCCGCATCGGAATGGTCAAAAGCAAGTTCAAGACCGATGCAACGTTGGGTGCCCTGCGCGGTGGCTTGCTCACCGAGCTGATTCTCACCGAGGGAATCGCTCGGCGCGTGCTCGTGGCCGACGACGAGCAGAGCTGA